From one Mytilus trossulus isolate FHL-02 chromosome 10, PNRI_Mtr1.1.1.hap1, whole genome shotgun sequence genomic stretch:
- the LOC134687719 gene encoding dual specificity protein phosphatase 14-like has product MYLCGERAITRTRLNKLGITDVVNCTLDVPNRMDPGIKCVQISIPDRPFSQLDVHFDRVSDLIHKVHSRGGKVLVHCVAGVSRSATLCIAYLMKHQNMTLFDAHHFVWTQRKIVRPNPGFWKQLIAYERKIHGRNTVKMVNSIVGSIPNIYLM; this is encoded by the coding sequence ATGTACTTATGTGGGGAAAGAGCCATTACAAGGACTCGTCTAAACAAATTAGGAATAACAGATGTGGTCAACTGCACACTTGATGTACCTAATCGAATGGACCCAGGAATAAAATGTGTACAGATTTCCATTCCTGATCGTCCATTTTCTCAATTAGACGTACACTTTGATAGAGTGTCTGACTTGATACACAAAGTTCATTCTCGAGGAGGCAAAGTTTTAGTACATTGTGTAGCTGGCGTTAGTAGGTCAGCAACTCTGTGCATAGCATATCTCATGAAACATCAGAACATGACATTATTTGATGCTCATCATTTTGTGTGGACGCAGAGGAAAATTGTTCGTCCTAATCCTGGATTCTGGAAACAGTTAATTgcatatgaaagaaaaatacatGGACGTAACACAGTGAAAATGGTTAACTCTATTGTTGGTTCTATACCAAACATTTATCTGatgtaa
- the LOC134686902 gene encoding dual specificity protein phosphatase 14-like, translated as MASRSSLAKITDHLYLCGASAITHERLVRHGITHIINSTNDVPTIQVPGIQSLRIHVDDHPRARLDVHFDRVADEISHIASRGGKVVVHCAVGVSRSATLCIVYLMKQHKMTLVVAHDYVRGRRPIIRPNTGFWKQLIDYERKLFGRTTVKMINSVAGPIPDVYKEYARYLI; from the coding sequence ATGGCATCTCGTTCATCTCTTGCAAAAATAACAGACCATTTATATCTGTGTGGTGCCTCGGCAATTACACACGAACGATTGGTACGACATGGCATAACGCATATAATTAACAGTACTAATGATGTGCCAACGATTCAAGTTCCCGGAATCCAGTCACTCAGAATACATGTGGATGACCATCCCCGTGCTCGATTAGATGTACATTTCGACAGAGTGGCAGACGAGATAAGTCATATCGCCTCTCGTGGCGGGAAAGTAGTTGTTCATTGTGCCGTTGGTGTCAGCAGATCAGCCACATTATGCATAGTTTATCTTATGAAACAACATAAAATGACTTTGGTAGTGGCCCATGATTATGTACGTGGAAGAAGGCCTATCATTCGACCAAACACTGGATTTTGGAAACAACTTATAGACTATGAAAGGAAATTATTTGGACGCACTACAGTGAAAATGATTAACTCTGTAGCCGGCCCGATACCAGATGTATATAAGGAGTATGCACGATACCTAATATAG
- the LOC134686903 gene encoding uncharacterized protein LOC134686903, with protein MAGGVFHVEFGINETSLTRALESGSYGAAERLIRENINPSYLDEGCYQRTPLFICLCGTDEEQTKVRPRHLYLAKLLVERGVNVNLRVPTTYFGSEYEGPGKTALELLTDFYNDLTKTPNLHSNQIWSGYHSTWDPHVDLVIGLNKQYLTTPEDVIEHVEDLIFVILSNGGDPNIHDVSKLTPLHKTAIYSHDDRLLRLLCENGANINAVDRKGNSPLLSMCDTSCTDMYEYLEDLSLCSDDTLEDNSASLCVKQDFLSYMLSIKDTEVNIQNSRGQTALFHCVIRGDINACNKLLKKGANAALRGTVWETRKQKRKMSPIFASFLSIPIQRSLNWRNLHSELASAPHQYGHLVDMGYFNRKEIVEEMSEYLENDFPEFLHLRSVCDKLVNCMFGRTTSTLQQTATRVIFKQCFLGKTCSITQLMPADTLKQRFADADLSNLDVYDEYINFVLNKTVLRALVDKLNLPHDSILSFEIELLLHQMASRFGACKVLPPENMFNGESDSSVSSDDSNNSSFSPDEGDSDLEYW; from the exons ATGGCTGGTGGTGTGTTTCATGTTGAGTTTGGCATCAATGAAACCTCTTTAACTAGAGCCTTAGAAAGTGGCAGCTATGGTGCAGCAGAAAGATTGATTAGAGAGAATATTAATCCATCTTATTTAGATGAAG GTTGTTATCAGAGAACacctttatttatatgtttatgtgGTACAGATGAGGAACAAACCAAAGTTCGACCCCGCCATTTGTACCTCGCCAAACTGTTAGTAGAGAGAGGGGTAAATGTTAATCTTCGAGTGCCAACA acATATTTTGGAAGTGAATATGAAGGACCAGGAAAAACTGCTTTAGAACTactaactgatttttataatgatttgaCAAAAACTCCTAATCTCCATAGCAATCAGATATG GTCAGGTTACCACAGTACATGGGATCCACATGTAGATCTGGTCATAGgattaaataaacaatatctGACCACACCAGAGGACGTTATAGAACATGTGGAGGATCTTATCTTTGTCATACTGA GTAATGGTGGTGATCCAAACATTCATGATGTAAGTAAACTTACACCTCTACACAAAACAGCTATATATAGCCATGATGATAGACTGTTACGATTATTATGTGAGAATGGTGCTAATATCAATGCTGTCGATCGGAAAGGGAATTCCCCATTATTATCTATGTGTGATACCTCATGTACAGATATGTATGAGTACTTAGAAGATCTTTCACTGTGTAGTGACGACACACTAGAGGACAATAGTGCAAGTTTGTGTGTGAAACAAGATTTCCTCAGTTACATGTTGTCTATCAAAGATACAGAG GTCAATATTCAAAACAGTCGTGGTCAGACAGCTTTATTCCACTGTGTGATAAGAGGGGATATCAATGCTTGTAACAAACTGCTGAAGAAAGGTGCTAATGCTGCCCTCAGGGGTACTGTGTGGGAGACACGCAAACAAAAAag aaaaatgtcACCAATTTTTGCAAGTTTTTTGTCCATTCCAATACAACGATCATTAAACTGGAGAAATCTACATAGTGAACTTGCATCAGCTCCTCACCAGTATGGTCATCTAGTAGATATGG GTTACTTTAACAGGAAGGAAATTGTAGAAGAAATGTCAGAATATTTGGAGAATGATTTCCCAGAGTTTCTTCATTTAAGATCTGTATGTGACAAACTTGTGAACTGCATGTTTGGTCGAACTACTTCTACCCTACAACAAACTGCTACACGGGTAATTTTCAAACAGTGTTTTCTTGGAAAAACTTGCTCAATAACCCAATTAATGCCAGCAGACACACTAAAACAAAGATTCGCTGATGCAGATCTGAGTAACTTAGATGTTTATGATGAATATATCAATTTTGTGCTAAATAAAACGGTTCTAAGAGCATTAGTTGATAAACTGAATCTTCCTCATGACTCCATTTTGAGTTTTGAAATTGAGCTACTACTGCATCAGATGGCAAGTCGTTTTGGAGCTTGTAAAGTTCTGCCACCAGAGAACATGTTCAATGGAGAAAGTGATAGTAGTGTTAGTAGTGATGATAGTAATAATTCCTCGTTCAGTCCTGATGAAGGGGACTCAGATTTAGAATACTGGTGA